Within the Halobaculum limi genome, the region CCGTGATGAGCGACGACATCATCGTCGCGCACCCGGAGATGAACGTCAACGACGCCGCCCGGGTCATCCTGCGGTCGGGCATCCAGAAACTCCCCGTCGTCGACGATGCGGGCAACCTCGTCGGCATCATCTCTAACACAGACGTGATCCGCTCACAGATCGAACGAGCGACGCCTGAGAAGGTTGGGAAACTGATGCGGACGCTCGAAGAGATTCACGGCGTCGGCACGACCGAGGAGCGCCGAACAGTGTCGCTCAGTGCGCTGTTACCGACGCAGGCGCGCGTGTACGCCGACGAGTTGGAGGGTCGCCGCTACGAACTCGAACGCGGACTGGCGGAACCCCTCGTCGTCATCGACAACCCCAACGAGAGCGGCGAACTCGAAGACGACGGCACGCTCGTCCTCGCCGACGGTCACCACCGCGTGATGGCGGCCCACCGCCTCGGCATCGAGGAGATGGACGCGTACGTCATCGTCATCGCCGACCACGTCGACTTGGGGATGGCTAAGACCGCCCGCAAGGAGGGACTCGGTTCGATCACCGACATCGAGGTGGTCGACTACGCGCGCCACCCACTTGTCGAGACGACCAAACGCTTCCAGTCCGAGGACGGCGACTGACGACGACGGTCCTCAACTGCGGTCGCCCCCGGTTACGCCGCGTCGTCGCGGTCGAACTCGACTTTCCACTCCGCGAGCAACGCCTCGGCGTCCGTTCGGTCCTCGACACGCTGACGGCGGTACGCTCGCCCGTCTGGTGCCTGTTCGAGTCTGTCCACACGGACGACGACGCTCCCGTCTGCGTGTTCGCGGAGACGGATCGTCGCGAGTCCGTCCGCACGCTCCCACTCGTCGTACCG harbors:
- a CDS encoding CBS domain-containing protein; this translates as MSDTRHTASKPKVKAYMTRDVATVSPDDTVREAAERIIDSNHNGFPVTDGRTVVGFVSARDLLLTDTDAPVFTVMSDDIIVAHPEMNVNDAARVILRSGIQKLPVVDDAGNLVGIISNTDVIRSQIERATPEKVGKLMRTLEEIHGVGTTEERRTVSLSALLPTQARVYADELEGRRYELERGLAEPLVVIDNPNESGELEDDGTLVLADGHHRVMAAHRLGIEEMDAYVIVIADHVDLGMAKTARKEGLGSITDIEVVDYARHPLVETTKRFQSEDGD
- a CDS encoding DUF7543 family protein, whose product is MGWSPVETTDRYDEWERADGLATIRLREHADGSVVVRVDRLEQAPDGRAYRRQRVEDRTDAEALLAEWKVEFDRDDAA